The following are encoded in a window of Leptospira selangorensis genomic DNA:
- a CDS encoding esterase/lipase family protein translates to MLVFLFSTAFLIGCSSATYSTISYSKYEQIRSVRANAISSEELSLITTRFLKSNDLYKRYQEAPRVVIYDLDNRLVALKTRELAYYLSELCYHVGSELDLEDPMFARMFASSLVYSYTYLFDKKAIPAADPFSMEFRFALETYNRSLAQLVRFAKRNRKLANLTDLNLPLIRGALSMTRAEVETAWTPKNFLEVEVAYDYKNAGFSNQISKFGIGTPLILIRKHPEKEPEERRKYEFVAGVGQAYPGTALLTLEESYLENRNLTLKAVIHLYDPVHRDRVQFSGLDLPMESDTTTPLAYMLSGAEKRDGFFAKFDGEVALERKGLYLVYPYRKGKIPVVFVHGLASSPFIWFPMINELLADPKIKDNYQFWVYWYPTGNPITISAADFRDTLRDLRKTYDPKGEDSSFDKMMIVGHSMGGLLSKLMVTRSKKEDWMKVANVSSEKFESLNSESKLEVKRVFEFKPLPFVKRVVFIATPHRGSNLAEGFLASIARILFVLPKGALHNIGKAYKFLTSDSEEESILPETYGVDGLSPNSLFMKVTGELKPEVPFHSIIGNSKFRDLEWINDSVVSYDSSHIDGAESELLIDSDHSVQDHMPTILEIKRILWEHSGIKNFIPK, encoded by the coding sequence ATCCTTGTCTTCTTATTTTCGACCGCGTTCTTGATCGGATGCAGTTCTGCAACGTATTCCACAATTTCTTATTCCAAATACGAACAGATACGTAGTGTTCGAGCAAATGCAATTTCTTCCGAAGAGCTAAGCCTAATTACGACCAGATTTTTAAAAAGTAATGATCTATACAAAAGATACCAGGAAGCCCCCAGAGTAGTCATCTACGATCTTGATAACAGATTGGTTGCATTAAAAACCAGAGAGCTCGCGTATTATCTTTCCGAATTATGTTATCATGTAGGATCCGAATTGGACCTGGAAGACCCGATGTTCGCAAGGATGTTTGCTTCTTCCTTAGTATATTCATATACGTATCTATTCGATAAAAAAGCTATCCCTGCAGCGGATCCATTCTCCATGGAATTTAGATTTGCATTAGAAACATATAATAGATCACTCGCACAATTGGTTCGATTTGCCAAAAGGAATAGGAAACTCGCGAATCTAACCGATCTAAACCTTCCGCTCATAAGAGGCGCACTCTCCATGACCAGGGCAGAAGTGGAGACGGCCTGGACTCCAAAAAACTTCTTAGAGGTCGAAGTCGCTTACGATTATAAAAATGCGGGATTCTCCAACCAAATCAGTAAATTCGGGATAGGAACTCCTCTTATCCTAATTAGAAAACATCCTGAAAAAGAACCGGAAGAAAGAAGAAAATACGAATTCGTAGCCGGAGTAGGCCAGGCATATCCCGGGACGGCTCTTCTGACCCTGGAAGAGTCTTATTTAGAAAATCGTAATTTAACTTTAAAGGCAGTTATACATCTATACGATCCTGTGCATAGGGACCGTGTCCAATTTTCCGGATTGGATTTGCCGATGGAAAGTGATACGACCACTCCTTTGGCGTATATGTTGTCAGGGGCGGAAAAGAGAGACGGATTTTTTGCGAAGTTCGACGGAGAGGTGGCCTTAGAAAGAAAGGGCCTCTATCTAGTATACCCATACAGAAAAGGAAAAATCCCAGTGGTGTTTGTGCATGGGCTTGCTTCTTCTCCTTTTATTTGGTTTCCAATGATCAACGAACTTTTGGCGGATCCTAAGATCAAGGATAACTATCAGTTCTGGGTATATTGGTACCCTACAGGAAATCCGATCACGATTTCCGCCGCGGATTTTAGGGATACACTTAGAGATTTACGAAAAACTTATGATCCGAAAGGAGAAGATTCCTCTTTCGATAAGATGATGATTGTGGGCCATAGTATGGGTGGACTTCTATCCAAACTAATGGTAACCAGGAGTAAAAAAGAAGATTGGATGAAAGTTGCGAATGTTTCTTCCGAAAAATTCGAATCACTTAACTCAGAGTCAAAGTTAGAAGTAAAAAGAGTATTCGAATTCAAACCGTTACCGTTTGTAAAAAGGGTGGTGTTCATTGCGACACCGCATAGAGGGTCCAATCTTGCCGAAGGATTTTTAGCTTCTATCGCAAGGATCTTATTCGTACTTCCAAAAGGTGCTCTTCATAATATAGGAAAGGCCTACAAATTTCTAACCTCAGATTCCGAAGAAGAATCTATTCTTCCGGAAACCTATGGAGTAGATGGACTTTCTCCAAATAGTCTGTTCATGAAAGTCACCGGAGAATTAAAACCTGAGGTTCCTTTTCATTCTATCATAGGAAATTCTAAGTTTAGGGATTTGGAATGGATCAATGATTCCGTAGTTTCTTATGATAGTTCTCATATAGATGGAGCGGAATCCGAACTTTTGATAGA